The region CAGAGATTGCCCTCGCGGCGGGCGTGCTTCAATAGCGTCGGCGACAGCAATCCGCACTGCGCAACGACGCTGTGCGCCCCGGCCTCTTTCAACATCTTGATCGATGCCTCGCCGGGATAGTCGATGCCGAACGCCTGATCGTTGATGTAGTCCGACTGCAATGGCTCGCGCAGGCCGTCGAAGGCAAAGAAGGTCAGGTTGTCGATCACCAGATGACGAGCGCCGTCGCCCTGAATGTGGCATTGCGCGGCAAACGCGCGAATCTGGTCTCGCTGTCGGCCATAGCCCAGCGCCGGAATCGACAGAGGCTGCCCCGGCAATCCGACCGGTGCGGCGTGCAGATTAGCGATCGTCGGCGGCATGACTTTCGACAACAGCAATCCTGCGCTACCCACGAAGAGCAGCGTCAACGGCAGCAGCACGGCGAGAGTGAGCGTTCTGAAGATTCGCGCCGGCAACAGCGAGCCGAGCGCCGCGAGAGACAGGACGGCAAGCAGCGCCGCAAGCGGAATCGCGAGCGTACCGGTATAGAAGTTCCACAAGCGATACATGGCCATATGGCCGAAAAGACCGAGCCACAGGGCCGCGATACAACACGTCGGACCATCCAGTCGACGCGACCGCAGTTTCAGCACAAAACCCAGCGGCGGCAAAATCGCGGCGACACCGAATGCCGCGATCACCACGGCGCGAATGAACGGGTTGATCCACGCGACTAGCGGTAGCGCGGCGACGCCCGGCGCTGCCGCCAGCCACGCGGACTGATACTGGTCGGCAAAAACCAGTTGATCGAGCATGGCGCCAGGCGCCGAGAGAACATTCGTCCAAAGCGCGCAGACGAATGCCAGCGGATTGGAAAGCAACAGACCCGGCGGCGTCATCAGTGCAAGCCACTGCGACGAAAACATTGGTGCGCCGGGGCACTTCGTCAAGGCACTCGCGAAAAGCAGGCTTTGCCACACCGTCGCGAGTACGAACGCGCCCAGCACAAGCGCCAATGCGCGGCTATGCCGCCAGAAACACAGTACGCACGACGTCAACACCACCGGAATGAAGAACAGGGTTTTGGGGTGCGTGTAGAAGAAGGCGGAAACCACAACGCAAAACAGGATCACGCTGGCAATCAGGCCAACGCGGCCCTCTCGGCCACTCGTGCCTGTGCGCCCTGCAATGCGTGCCGTCAACGCAGGCAGACACAGGAATGCGATCAGGAGCAGCAGAATGACCTGTTCGCCGCGCGCCATGACCATCGTCATTGGCAGCACGCCCAGTCCGACGATCGACGCGATGGCGGCGAGCAATGCCCAGTGCAATTGCTTCGGCTTGGTCAGTATGCGGACGGCGGTCGCGGTGAGCGCGAGCCAGCACAGATCGGCGATCATGCCGAGAAGACGTATGCCGAGCGGCGTCGCGTGACCATAGACGATGTCATAGACGAACGCGCCTGGATACAGCAGCGCGGGAACGCTGCGCAAATAGTTTCTATCGCACTGGGGAAGGAGCGTGTTGTACTCCCAGCCATTCGAGAAAAACGCCCCACGCATCATTTTCGTGGCGGCTTCGTCGCTATAGACGGGGACGAATAAGCCCGCCGCCACGATCGCCAGAAACACAGTCAATACGATCACAACCAGAGCAATGAGAAAGAACGAGTTCTGTTTGCTCTGCAAATCGGCGGGCTTTGATGTCATGAAAAGTTATTGTCGCTAGCCAGGAAAAACATATCCGGCAGAAAATCGATTAATGCGATTAGTGGCCGCCGGCGTTCTCTATGGCTCGGGCAAGTGCGTCCACGACATGCACCTGCTGTTCGTTCGTCAGACCGATCCACATCGGCAGGCGGATCAGACGGCTGGACATGTCGTCCGTCACCGGCAGTTCGCCATGTGAGCGTCCGAGGTTCTGACCGGCCGGCGCGGAATGGAGCGGGACATAGTGAAACACCGCGTGAATGCCTTCCGATTTCAGCGAGCCGAGAACACGTTGCCGATCGGTCTTCCGGTCCAGAATCACGTAGTACATGTGGCCGTTATGCACGCATTCAGCCGGAATCACCGGGCGCCTAAGCACGCCCGCCGTCTCGAACCGCGCGAGCAGCGCGTGATACGTGTCCCAGATCGCGAGCCGGCGCTGGGTGAGATCGGTGGCCTCTTCGAGCTGGGCACATAGAAATGCCGCCGTCAGTTCGCTCGGCAAAAAAGACGACCCGATCGACTGCCACGTGTACTTGTCCACTTCGCCGCGGAAAAAACGGCTGCGATCGGTGCCCTTTTCACGAATGATCTCGGCTTGCAGGCGCAAGTCTTCGCGATTGACGAGCAGCGCACCGCCTTCGCCGCTGATCACATTCTTCGTTTCATGAAAGCTGTATGCGCCGAGCTGGCCGAGGGCGCCCAGTTGCCGCCCTTTGTATGTCGCCACCACGCCTTGAGCCGCATCTTCCACGACGATGAGACCGTGGCGGTCGGCGATTGCCAGGATGGTGTCCATTTCGCACGCGACACCCGCGTAATGGACGACGGCAATGGCGCGGGTGCGGGGCGTGATGGCCGCTTCCACCAGCTGTTCGTCGAGATTGAGCGTGTCCGCGCGGATATCGACGAAGACGGGCACGGCGCCGCGCAAGGCAAACGCATTGGCCGTCGACACAAATGTGTACGACGGCATGATCACTTCGTCGCCGGGTTGCAGATCCAGCAGCAGCGCGGCCATCTCCAGCGCGGCCGTGCACGAGTGGGTCAGCAATGCCTGCAGCGAACCCGTGCTGGCCTCCAGCATCGCGTGGCAGCGTTTGGTGAACGGTCCGTCGCCGGCGAGGTGTCCCAACCCATGGGCCTCGGCGATGTAAGTGACTTCCTTGCCCGTCATGTACGGACGATTGAATGGAATCGCGAAAGAGGGAGCGGTCATCATTAATCTCAGCTGTTCTTTTGAGCCACAATCAGCAGGGAGCCGCCGAATGGAATGCGCAGGCCCCACCGGATAAATGCACTTTCGACGGCCATGACGCCCTCGAGGATGCCATTCGTGACCCGGCCGAGTCGAAGGTCGGCGGTGATGTCGTAATCAGCGTCGTCGACACGAGGGCGCCGCCGTGTCAGGTACATGAGCGGAAACAGCAGGCTGACGAACGAAGTCATCAACCGGACCGTAAATCCGGCGTCCTGCAGTTTTTGACGAATTTCGGCCGCGCGGTAACGCCTCACGTGACACGCCTGCTCGTCCTGCTGGCTCCACATGAACGGATGCTGCGGGACGGTGAGGATCACATGCCCTGCCGGTACGAGGGCACGATGCATTTCCGACAGCACGCGTTCGTCTTCCTCGATATGTTCGATCACGTCGAACGCGCCCATTACGCTGAATTCGCGAACGAACGGAATATGCCGCGCATCCATCTGATAGAACGATGCACGCGGCACGCGTCCAGCAGCAAAAGTCAGCGCCTCCGGGTAGATTTCCGTGGCGGAAAATTGCGTGGCGGGGAAGGCATTGGCGAGTCCCGACAATACGTAGCCCGTGCCGCAACCGATCTCGCAGAAATGCGCGCCGGGCGTCATGTATCGAGAAGCGGCCCAGACGATGAGCCGGTTGCGCGCCCTGAACCAGAAGTTGCGCTCTTCGACTTCGGCAAGACGTTCGAAATATTCGGGACGAAATCCGCTGGTCGAATTCGACAGGCTGGGGCTCAACGAGAGAACACCACCCACGGTCGGCGCAGTTGCGCCGCAAGCGCCGCAATGCCACGCATCGTCGACGTTAGCCTCTCCACATCCTGGACAAACTTTCATTCCTGTTCCGCAAAAGACCGGCTAGACGCCGGGAAGACCCATAGACGTTGTGCGACAAACATGAAAGCGGCGACCACAACGATCATGACGGCTTGCACGAGTCGATCCGAAATGTGATAACGATCCACGAAGATCATCATCGCCGCAAGGTTGATGCAGTAGGCCGCGCAATACGCGCCAAGGTAGCGGATAAATGCCGATCCATTCGACCCGCTGTGCTGGAACGACCACTTCTTGTTAAAGACGAAGGTCTGCACGATTCCCAGCGCAAACAGCGCGGTCATTGCGACTTTGTGGCCGATGCCGATACTCGTGGCGGCCAGGTACAACACGTACAGAATGGCATTGGACGCTATACCGACCGCGACGAATCTTGCCAGTTGCTTGCTTGTCTGCATGGAACGGCTAGGCAAAGCGGACGCGAAAGCGTTCGAGCGGCAATAACGACGCGCCGGTATCGTCGTCTATCAGTTCGGTCACGCGAAGCAGTCCCTCGCCGCAAACGACGACCGGGAAAGCACCGTCCATCCAGATCACTTTTCCTGCCTCGCGGTTTTCTATCCGCACGTCCGGCAGCGCTTGCGCGGCAAGAATGCGCGCGGGCTTGCCGTCGACCAGCGTCAATGCGCCTTTGTAAGGTGCGCCCACCGCGTCGATGAAACGGGCCAGCCAGTCCGCCGGGCGCGCCCATCGCACCTGGTAATCTTCGTCGTCCCGCCAGAGGCTGAAACTCGCGAGGTGCTCGTCCTGCGCAATCGCGTTGAGCGAGTCGCCCTTCTCCAATTGCCGCAGCACGCACTCCGCCGTCTCGCGATAATTCACGGCAATAAGGTCGATAGCGCGGGCGATCGTGCACGGATACGCGACTTGCGTGCTCGACTGCGCAAGTACCGGACCCGCATCATAGTGTTTCGCACCCAGCAATGCGGTGACGCCAACCCGCGCCTCTCCGTTGATCAGGCAGGAGACGAGCGGATTGAAACCACGATAGCGCGGCAGAAGCGAATCATGAAAAACAATGAGCCGCTCGGCTGGAAAATCGATCATCCAACGCCATGAAACCGCCATCGCGAATTCGGTGTCGATCGGCGCATCCGGCATGCGCTCGCGCGTACGCAATCCGTATTGCGCGCACAGGCCGGCAATCTCGTCGTGATAGTCGTTGTCCAGCGAGGCATCCCGGCCAATGACCACCACTTCGAACAACGGATGAAACTGTTCGATGAGATCGGCAAGCAGCGTGTAGCCCTTCTTCGTCATCAGGAAGAGCGTGAGCTTTTTCACTGTGCCGCTCCCTCTGCACGGTTCGGCGCGACCGGTTCTTCGGCACGGTTCAGCGTGCTCGCGACCGCATAGGCGGGTCGCCCCATGCTGCGAAAATGCATTCGAGCCAGGTATTCGCCAATCATGCCGAGCGCAAACAATTGAGCGCCGGAAAAGATCGCGATGATCGAAGCGAGAAACGGAAAACCGGGAACCGTGGTCCGGTCCATGAAATAGCGTGCGAGCACGTAACAGAACAGCGCAATCCCGAATGCCGTAAAACCGAAACCGACAAAGCTGGCGATCTGCAACGGGACGGTGCTGAAGCCGGTCACCATGTTCATCGCGTGAGTGAAGAGTTTGCGCAGCGTGTAATTGGACACGCCCACGCTGCGCGGATCGTGGCGAACCTGGAGGTGCGTGAAGCGCGTGGTGCCCCACGTCAGGAGCACATCGATCGAAACGAACGGGCTTTGGTAAGCGGCGAACGCGTCGCGCAACCCGGTACGGAAAACGCGAAACGCACTGACGTGGCGCGCGGTCTGCGCACCCATGGCATTCTGCAGCGCGATCTTGGTGATGATCGACGCCTTGTCGCGCAGAAAACTATGCTGCTCGCGTTCGGGCGCGCCGTAGACGACGTCGAAACCGGCTTCCAGTTCGGCGAGCAGGCGT is a window of Paraburkholderia sp. D15 DNA encoding:
- the rffA gene encoding dTDP-4-amino-4,6-dideoxygalactose transaminase; protein product: MMTAPSFAIPFNRPYMTGKEVTYIAEAHGLGHLAGDGPFTKRCHAMLEASTGSLQALLTHSCTAALEMAALLLDLQPGDEVIMPSYTFVSTANAFALRGAVPVFVDIRADTLNLDEQLVEAAITPRTRAIAVVHYAGVACEMDTILAIADRHGLIVVEDAAQGVVATYKGRQLGALGQLGAYSFHETKNVISGEGGALLVNREDLRLQAEIIREKGTDRSRFFRGEVDKYTWQSIGSSFLPSELTAAFLCAQLEEATDLTQRRLAIWDTYHALLARFETAGVLRRPVIPAECVHNGHMYYVILDRKTDRQRVLGSLKSEGIHAVFHYVPLHSAPAGQNLGRSHGELPVTDDMSSRLIRLPMWIGLTNEQQVHVVDALARAIENAGGH
- a CDS encoding class I SAM-dependent methyltransferase; translation: MSPSLSNSTSGFRPEYFERLAEVEERNFWFRARNRLIVWAASRYMTPGAHFCEIGCGTGYVLSGLANAFPATQFSATEIYPEALTFAAGRVPRASFYQMDARHIPFVREFSVMGAFDVIEHIEEDERVLSEMHRALVPAGHVILTVPQHPFMWSQQDEQACHVRRYRAAEIRQKLQDAGFTVRLMTSFVSLLFPLMYLTRRRPRVDDADYDITADLRLGRVTNGILEGVMAVESAFIRWGLRIPFGGSLLIVAQKNS
- a CDS encoding GtrA family protein, whose translation is MQTSKQLARFVAVGIASNAILYVLYLAATSIGIGHKVAMTALFALGIVQTFVFNKKWSFQHSGSNGSAFIRYLGAYCAAYCINLAAMMIFVDRYHISDRLVQAVMIVVVAAFMFVAQRLWVFPASSRSFAEQE
- a CDS encoding formyltransferase family protein — translated: MKKLTLFLMTKKGYTLLADLIEQFHPLFEVVVIGRDASLDNDYHDEIAGLCAQYGLRTRERMPDAPIDTEFAMAVSWRWMIDFPAERLIVFHDSLLPRYRGFNPLVSCLINGEARVGVTALLGAKHYDAGPVLAQSSTQVAYPCTIARAIDLIAVNYRETAECVLRQLEKGDSLNAIAQDEHLASFSLWRDDEDYQVRWARPADWLARFIDAVGAPYKGALTLVDGKPARILAAQALPDVRIENREAGKVIWMDGAFPVVVCGEGLLRVTELIDDDTGASLLPLERFRVRFA
- a CDS encoding glycosyltransferase family 2 protein, with product MQAHAAERSPIGNGNSRRPFEPEPFLHAEGANVRPKSNWQFIKRISMQGISVVVPVYRSAATLQPLVERLTPVLQRVAERHEIILVEDGGLDTSWNVIETLAQDNPRIKGIRLSRNYGQHNALLCGIRAANYPVIVTLDDDLQHPPEEIPRLLAELEAGFDVVYGAPEREQHSFLRDKASIITKIALQNAMGAQTARHVSAFRVFRTGLRDAFAAYQSPFVSIDVLLTWGTTRFTHLQVRHDPRSVGVSNYTLRKLFTHAMNMVTGFSTVPLQIASFVGFGFTAFGIALFCYVLARYFMDRTTVPGFPFLASIIAIFSGAQLFALGMIGEYLARMHFRSMGRPAYAVASTLNRAEEPVAPNRAEGAAQ